Proteins co-encoded in one Tautonia rosea genomic window:
- a CDS encoding DUF433 domain-containing protein translates to MDTTVFSAMNSVSAPLGVLGGNDRDFSKVLEALRAELAPNGLVEALMVDRVLLAVSRLRALVAGGNGLEGMAEELSQAEQSIDRALDALITAKSARVEGWGHPAPSSSRIGDTSSMSPLPSNNDQLVSFEEDRPIAVSTDTDELPWRDRLIFDEQVSEESPVVRGTWITAGQVVSMIVDGWSWDDILKNYPELTEADLRACLAFTVEQDGPIAF, encoded by the coding sequence ATGGATACCACGGTGTTCTCCGCAATGAACAGTGTCTCGGCTCCGCTTGGTGTACTGGGTGGCAACGACCGGGATTTTTCGAAGGTGCTCGAAGCGCTTCGGGCCGAGCTGGCACCGAACGGTTTGGTGGAAGCGTTGATGGTGGATCGGGTCCTCCTCGCCGTGAGCCGATTGCGAGCTCTGGTTGCCGGGGGAAATGGCCTGGAGGGGATGGCCGAGGAACTGTCTCAGGCGGAACAGTCAATCGACCGGGCGCTCGATGCGCTGATCACGGCCAAATCGGCCCGGGTTGAGGGCTGGGGTCATCCAGCTCCATCCTCAAGCCGGATCGGAGACACGTCCTCGATGTCCCCGCTTCCGAGCAACAACGATCAGCTGGTGAGCTTCGAAGAGGACCGACCGATTGCCGTCTCGACCGATACCGACGAACTTCCCTGGCGAGACCGCCTGATCTTCGATGAGCAGGTTTCGGAGGAGTCTCCCGTGGTTCGAGGCACCTGGATCACGGCTGGGCAGGTGGTCTCGATGATCGTCGACGGCTGGAGTTGGGACGACATCCTCAAGAATTATCCTGAGCTGACCGAAGCCGATCTCCGAGCGTGCCTTGCCTTCACGGTCGAGCAGGACGGGCCCATCGCGTTCTGA